AAGGTTATCTCATCACCTCATCAATCATATCTTTCTTTCTGCAGTAATATGTATATTGATGGATAGAAATTGGTTTTGGGCGTGCATGCAGAGAAATGCAAAATTGGATCCACTCCACAGAATGATTGGTATTTCTTCAGtcacaaagacaaaaaatacccCACAGGGACTTGCACTAATCGCGCCACTGCTTCCGGATTCTGGAAGGCCACAGGGCGTGACAAAGTGATCTATGGTAATTCGAGACGAATTGGAATGAGGAAGACTCTTGTTTTCTACAAGGGTCGTGCCCCTCGTGGCCAAAAATCCGATTGGATAATGCACGAATACAGACTGGATGACAACACTACTGCTACTATTACCCATACAAATAATCATGTAAGTCAAgctaatcatataaatatgtatcaTCCGCTAGCTCCTGCACATGactgtattattatataaatggCATAtgcttaaatatatattatctaacgttttatatattttattttgtactttTGTAGATGCaccattaaacataaatttaagttaatGAATAAAAGAATCATATTACTGTATGCTTTCCACTTACTGCttcatcaaatcaattaagGGAAGCAACGCCATGGGAGAAGGAATGCAAGAAGAGGGCTGGGTGGTTTGTCGAGtgtttaagaagaaaaatcacagCCACAAGACACTGGACACTACTCCTATCATCAGCTCTTCTTGGTCAATGATCACTACCATAAATTCTTGTAATGAAGGAACTTTAGAACAAATGCTACAGTCGATTGGCACCCCATTTAGAAGAAATCACTTCCCTGATGCTGATAACAACAGACGATTCTTGAAACTACCGAACCTGCACGATAGCCCCAACTCGTCATCCCGCACCCAAAATTGCTACCAATCGCTTCACGTGCAAATGCTTGGCCAAGAGATCGCAGACCCTGGATCCATCAATCAGTCAGAAACCAGCATTGGGGTTCATGATTGGGCAGCTCTCGACAGGCTCGTGGCATCACAACTCAACGGCCACAATGAGGCTTCCAAACAGCTCTCAAGTACTTTCAATCATGATGATGATTCCGGAATGAGCACTTTTTGTTGCCCAGCTGATGATGATCAATTGGTTCAGCTACCGCAACAGAGATtgtcatcttcatcttcaacTAGACCCTACGGTACGGCTACTCACGATTATCAAAATGAATGTGATCTTTGGAGCTTTGCCAGATCGTCTAACGATCAGCTGTGCCATTTATCCGATGTTTCCGTATAGTATAACAGTTGTAACAGTAATAATTGATGTCGTGTCTCTGAAAAGTTCAATAATCTCAAGTACTATAtatcacataaaatatttaattatttacactATTTGTACATTAATTATCAAAGCTAATGCCCGTATTTCATACAAGATTAGATTTAATTCTAGTCCTATATCTATAGGGGTCTAGCAATTCGGTCCTCTAACTTTTTGGTGTGGAAATTTGATgctttaactaataaatatttgcagTTTTGGTCATTTAGTCAAATTAATACCCATTTTGTCCTTTTGTAGAAAAAGCCCTTATACTCCATGCGCATGCTCTTAGTTTGGCCTAACATGCtttcgaaataaaattaagcctctataaattaataccttGTTCCGGTCGTCTTGTTCTCGGGTATTTCAAGTCCTTAGTTTTATGGACATCCTCGAACCACGCTACCGCAACAGATGGTTAGTAGGCACCTGGCTCCTTCTGGAACAAACATCACAACCCTAGCTCATTTCCTACTTTAGGGCGTAAAGGATACTCCAAAATAgagacttaataaaattttgggtgAACAGGTTGAACAtactttattgaaaaaatatatgaaatctCACATATTTGATCCTCTATTGGAGAAGACAAgtatttagcctctcataaAGAGGACTTCTAGAGCTGTTGAAATGAATTCTAACTCCATAATATCTCCTCGTTTCAAGTGGGGGTTATTTGATCATAAATTGTAAATTGCCCACTAATCCACTCTAGAAGTTGAGATTTTCGAAAAGCTGGGTGACATGATACGAACTGAAGTGTAACACCATCTATCGCTAGTAGAGCTATATCTTCCCTAAACGTTATACTTATAGTAGCCCCtgtatccatatatataaatatgcacataattatctaatcaatatgaatacgtaatcccaacgtcataacaggcataatcaacccacaacatcatatatacatatcaaacacgaCAAGTAATCCGTCACAAGTAATCCCTACGTTTACATTCTCtctatacaaacaaaatatgatttgtactctcactgacaaagaggagaaaactgcatacggcctgacctgcctgagtatagcgtgTAGACCTAGTTTTCAACAGGCAGatacctcaaagtctacttctaaaagaaaatgtcagcagatGAGTGAGCTTGTCActcaataa
The nucleotide sequence above comes from Sesamum indicum cultivar Zhongzhi No. 13 linkage group LG11, S_indicum_v1.0, whole genome shotgun sequence. Encoded proteins:
- the LOC105173057 gene encoding NAC domain-containing protein 43, giving the protein MSISVNGQSQVPPGFRFHPTEEELLQYYLKKKVASEKIDLDVIQDVDLNKLEPWDIQEKCKIGSTPQNDWYFFSHKDKKYPTGTCTNRATASGFWKATGRDKVIYGNSRRIGMRKTLVFYKGRAPRGQKSDWIMHEYRLDDNTTATITHTNNHGSNAMGEGMQEEGWVVCRVFKKKNHSHKTLDTTPIISSSWSMITTINSCNEGTLEQMLQSIGTPFRRNHFPDADNNRRFLKLPNLHDSPNSSSRTQNCYQSLHVQMLGQEIADPGSINQSETSIGVHDWAALDRLVASQLNGHNEASKQLSSTFNHDDDSGMSTFCCPADDDQLVQLPQQRLSSSSSTRPYGTATHDYQNECDLWSFARSSNDQLCHLSDVSV